The nucleotide sequence CAGCCGTCAGCGCAGGCGCCTAGTGGCCGACCGCTGGCGGCCCAAAGCTGCTACCTTCGCCCCATGAAACGCAGCGTTCCCGACCTCCTGCACGCGGAGCAGCCGCTCGTGATGGTGACCGCCTACGACTACCCGGGTGGGCGGCACGCCCAGGCGGCAGGGGTGGACCTGATCCTCGTCGGGGACTCGCTGGGAAACGTGGTGCTGGGCTACGACTCGACCGCGCCCGTCACCCTGGGCGACATGATCCACCACGCGCGGGCCGTGCGGCGGGGGGCGCCGGAGACCTTCATGGTCGTGGACCTCCCCTTCGGCACCTACCACACGGGCGTGACGGACGCCATGCGCGCCGCCGTCCGCGTCATTCAGGAGACGGGCGCCGACGCCGTGAAGATGGAGGGCGCGACCCCCGAGGTGCTGGAGGTCGTCTCGGTGCTCACCCGCAACGGGGTGCCCGTGATGGGTCACGTCGGGCTGATGCCCCAGACCGCCACCGCCCAGGGCGGCCTCAAGGTGCAGGGCAAGGACGAGGAGAGTGCCCGGCGCACGGTGGACGGGGCCATCGCGCT is from Deinococcus planocerae and encodes:
- the panB gene encoding 3-methyl-2-oxobutanoate hydroxymethyltransferase; this translates as MKRSVPDLLHAEQPLVMVTAYDYPGGRHAQAAGVDLILVGDSLGNVVLGYDSTAPVTLGDMIHHARAVRRGAPETFMVVDLPFGTYHTGVTDAMRAAVRVIQETGADAVKMEGATPEVLEVVSVLTRNGVPVMGHVGLMPQTATAQGGLKVQGKDEESARRTVDGAIALEAAGAFAVVLEAVPARLARLVTERLHVPTIGIGAGVHCRGQVLVYHDLLGVYEGEEKKISKRYAELGREAREAIATYAAEVRARQFPTREQSFVMKDEVLGKLY